From Astyanax mexicanus isolate ESR-SI-001 chromosome 11, AstMex3_surface, whole genome shotgun sequence, the proteins below share one genomic window:
- the hpxa gene encoding hemopexin has translation MRLFAQTLALCLAVSLSLAVPSHHQGEHVAAEEPAEDLPAHHHSFHHGAVIDRCKGIEFDAVAVNEEGVPYFFKGDHLFKGFHGEAELSNETFAELDDHHHLGHVDAAFRMHSEDSPEHHDHQFFFLDTKVFSYYKHKLEPDYPKDISEMFPGIPDHLDGAVECPKPDCPSDTVIFFKGDDIYHFDIKTKKVDEKEFKGMPNCTAAFRYMEHYYCLHGHQFSKFDPITGDVHGRYPKEIRDYFMRCSHFGDKKTEEHLEREKCSRVHLDAITQEDDGDLYAFRGHHFISVSGDKFHSDTIESAFKELHSEVDAVFSYQEHLYMIKDNQVFVYKVGEPHTHLDGYPKPLKEELGIEGPVDAAFVCADKHIAHVIKGKTIYDVDLKASPRVSVNEGPLTHFKQIDAAMCGPKGLTVVIGSHFYQFESPLQMIASKAIPEKHNVAQELFGCDH, from the exons ATGAGGCTGTTCGCACAGACCCTCGCTCTCTGCCTGGCTGTCTCTCTCAGCCTGGCAGTTCCCTC GCATCACCAGGGCGAGCATGTGGCTGCAG AGGAACCTGCTGAAGACCTGCCCGCCCACCACCACTCATTCCACCATGGGGCTGTGATCGACCGCTGCAAGGGAATTGAGTTCGATGCTGTTGCTGTGAATGAGGAGGGAGTTCCATACTTCTTCAAGG GTGACCATCTGTTTAAGGGATTCCACGGTGAAGCCGAGCTTTCCAACGAGACCTTTGCCGAGCTGGATGACCATCACCACTTGGGGCACGTAGATGCAGCTTTCCGCATGCACTCCGAGGACAGCCCCGAGCACCATGACCACCAGTTCTTCTTCCTG GACACCAAGGTCTTTAGCTACTACAAGCACAAGCTGGAGCCCGATTATCCCAAAGACATCTCTGAGATGTTCCCTGGCATCCCTGATCACCTGGACGGTGCCGTGGAGTGCCCAAAGCCAGACTGCCCCAGCGACACTGTCATCTTCTTCAAGG GTGATGACATCTACCACTTTGACATCAAGACCAAGAAGGTCGACGAGAAAGAATTCAAAGGCATGCCCAATTGCACCGCCGCCTTCCGCTACATGGAACACTACTACTGCCTTCACGGACACCAGTTCTCCAAATTCGACCCCATCACCGGAGATGTCCACGGAAGATACCCCAAGGAGATCCGCGATTACTTCATGAGATGCTCTCACTTCG GTGATAAGAAGACTGAGGAGCACCTTGAGAGAGAGAAGTGCAGCCGTGTGCACCTGGACGCCATCACTCAGGAGGACGACGGGGATCTCTATGCTTTCAGAG GCCACCATTTCATCAGTGTCTCTGGTGACAAGTTCCACTCTGACACCATCGAGAGTGCCTTCAAAGAGCTGCACAGCGAGGTGGACGCTGTCTTCTCCTATCAGGAACATCTTTACATGATCAAG GACAACCAGGTGTTCGTCTACAAAGTGGGAGAGCCACACACCCACCTGGATGGATACCCCAAGCCTCTGAAGGAGGAGCTTGGCATTGAGGGTCCTGTTGATGCCGCCTTCGTGTGCGCTGACAAGCACATTGCTCATGTTATTAAAG GCAAGACGATCTACGATGTGGACCTGAAGGCCAGCCCACGTGTCTCAGTGAACGAGGGACCCCTTACCCACTTTAAGCAGATTGATGCCGCCATGTGTGGACCCAAGGGTTTGACGGTAGTGATCGGAAGCCATTTCTACCAGTTTGAAAGCCCCCTGCAAATGATTGCTTCCAAGGCCATCCCTGAGAAGCACAACGTGGCCCAAGAGCTGTTCGGCTGCGACCACTAA
- the LOC111191270 gene encoding interferon-induced GTP-binding protein Mx-like — translation MAPRDSKKLEEISNSLNQQYEEKVRPCIDLVDSLRSLGVEKDLSLPAIAVIGDQSSGKSSVLEALSGVALPRGTGIVTRCPLVLKLKRVETGVAWSGHISYQKKERVLSKPEDVGTAVSDAQNALAGNGKGISHDMITLEIKSSKVPDLTLIDLPGIARVATGDQPVDIEKQIKDLIEKFIRRQETISLVVVPANIDIATTEALKMASKVDPHGLRTLGILTKPDLVDKGAEDTVVSTVNNQVITLKKGYMMVKCRGQQDINANLSLAEALQKERDFFEQHPHFRPLLEEGRATVPLLAEKLTKELVEHIGRSLPHLKQQIDLKLEVTEKKLKQLGDGVPQDENEKKSFLIQKINGFNQILTDVMRAEEDTSSGTRVFTKIRAEFTKWKSQLDKKTTTFEENLRDEVEEYSRVRRGKELPGFVNYRTFENIVRNHIKELEEPALQLLTDVTEIVHSCLNEIANTHFEAYSNLLRAAKEPIEDLHEEEYEKAKEKIKSQFRMERLVYSQDGLYSWKLESVKNKPEPKRNGFAYAMSADVRQMAQHLSAYFMITSDRLANQMPLIVQYHVLHEYISHLQTAMLAMIGEKNAVKLIEEDSGVARRRKAACERMDRLRKARQVLSKFVISGPCLAPCAKPFTMDITMIDELPSPIPPQPPTISTSFLGHFCTSSIDVPQTSR, via the exons ATGGCGCCGAGAGATTCCAAGAAGCTGGAGGAGATAAGTAACAGTCTAAACCAGCAGTATGAGGAAAAGGTGCGTCCCTGCATCGATCTTGTGGATTCACTCAGGTCTTTAGGAGTGGAGAAGGACCTGAGTTTACCGGCCATCGCTGTTATAGGTGATCAAAGCTCAGGAAAAAGCTCAGTGCTGGAAGCACTTTCGGGCGTGGCATTGCCCAGAGGCACAG GTATTGTGACTCGCTGTCCTTTGGTGCTGAAACTAAAGAGAGTTGAAACAGGAGTGGCATGGTCTGGACACATTTCTTACCAGAAAAAAGAAAGGGTTCTTAGTAAGCCAGAAGATGTGGGAACTGCTGTTTCAGATG CTCAGAATGCCTTGGCTGGAAATGGAAAGGGAATCAGTCATGATATGATCACTCTGGAGATCAAATCCAGCAAAGTTCCGGATCTCACTCTTATTGATCTGCCGGGCATTGCCAGAGTAGCTACAGGTGACCAACCAGTGGACATTGAGAAACAG ATCAAAGATCTCATTGAGAAATTCATTAGGAGACAAGAAACCATTAGCTTGGTGGTTGTGCCAGCGAACATTGACATTGCCACTACTGAGGCACTGAAGATGGCAAGCAAAGTGGATCCCCATGGTCTCAGGACACTCG GTATTCTAACCAAGCCTGATTTGGTGGACAAAGGTGCGGAGGATACAGTGGTGAGTACGGTCAATAATCAGGTGATCACACTGAAGAAGGGCTACATGATGGTGAAGTGTCGTGGACAGCAAGACATCAATGCCAATCTGAGTTTAGCTGAAGCccttcagaaagagagagacttctTTGAGCAGCATCCCCATTTCAG GCCTCTTCTGGAAGAAGGAAGAGCCACTGTGCCCCTACTGGCAGAGAAATTAACAAAGGAACTGGTGGAACACATTGGC AGGTCACTCCCACATCTCAAACAACAAATTGATCTAAAACTGGAGGTGACAGAAAAGAAGCTGAAACAGCTTGGTGACGGAGTTCCTCAAGACGAAAATGAGAAGAAGAGCTTCCTCATTCAG AAAATCAACGGTTTTAACCAGATCCTTACAGATGTGATGAGGGCTGAGGAAGACACAAGCTCAGGCACCAGAGTTTTCACGAAAATCAGGGCTGAGTTCACAAAATGGAAATCTCAACTGGATAAAAAGACTACCACAT TTGAGGAAAACCTCAGGGATGAGGTAGAAGAGTACTCAAGGGTCCGGAGGGGAAAGGAGCTTCCTGGATTTGTCAACTACAGGACGTTTGAGAACATTGTCAGGAATCACATAAAGGAGCTGGAAGAACCTGCCTTACAGTTACTGACGGATGTTACAG aGATCGTCCACTCATGCCTGAACGAAATTGCGAATACTCATTTTGAGGCATATTCCAACCTGCTGAGGGCGGCTAAAGAGCCTATTGAGGATCTGCATGAGGAGGAATATGAAAAAGCCAAGGAGAAGATAAAGTCTCAGTTTAGGATGGAAAGGCTAGTCTACTCCCAAGATGGCCTCTACAGCTGGAAACTAGAATCGGTCAAAAACAAACCAGAGCCAAAGAGAAATGGCTTCGCCTATGCCATGAGTGCGGACGTTCGGCAGATGGCTCAGCACCTAAGTGCCTACTTCATG atcaCCTCTGACCGTCTGGCTAACCAGATGCCTCTGATAGTCCAGTATCATGTGCTGCACGAGTACATTTCTCACCTCCAGACGGCCATGTTAGCCATGATTGGAGAAAAGAATGCAGTGAAACTCATTGAAGAGGATTCTGGCGTCGCCCGTCGCAGGAAGGCCGCATGCGAACGCATGGATCGTCTCAGAAAAGCACGGCAGGTCCTGTCCAAGTTTGTAATCTCTGGGCCCTGTCTGGCACCTTGCGCAAAGCCTTTCACGATGGACATCACAATGATCGATGAGCTACCGTCACCCATCCCCCCGCAACCCCCCACAATTtcgacgtcttttctaggtcatttttgcacgtccagtattgacgtcccccagacctccagataa